Proteins encoded by one window of Streptomyces sp. LX-29:
- a CDS encoding pitrilysin family protein, with translation MSDTAATMTFHPQPKPGLAKPWAFPAPERATLPNGLTVLRCHRPGQQVVAVEISLDAPLDAEPAGLDGVATIMARALSEGTDKHDAEEFAAELERCGATLDAHADHPGVRVSLEVPASRLHKALSLLADALRAPAFPDGEVERLVQNRLDEIPHELANPARRASMALSKELFPADVRMSRPRQGTEETVARIDAASVRAFYEAHVRPASATAVVVGDFTDLDLDQALADTLGSWTGGPARKRSYPAITADDTGRVVIVDRPGAVQTQLLIGRVGADRHDRVWPAQVLGTYCLGGTLTSRLDRVLREEKGYTYGVRAFGQVLRSVDPATAGVSGIAMLAISGSVATEVTGPALEDAWKVLRTLAEEGLTDDEREAAVQNLVGVAPLRFETAAAVANTLADQVEQQLPDDFQGKLYARLAETGTVEATAAVVSAFPGDRLVTVLVGDASAIEEPVRALGIGEVRVVSG, from the coding sequence GTGAGCGACACCGCCGCCACCATGACGTTCCACCCGCAGCCCAAGCCGGGTCTGGCCAAGCCGTGGGCGTTCCCCGCGCCCGAGCGCGCCACGCTGCCCAATGGCCTGACCGTGCTGCGCTGCCACCGCCCCGGCCAGCAGGTCGTCGCGGTGGAGATCAGCCTCGACGCGCCGCTGGACGCCGAGCCGGCCGGCCTGGACGGCGTCGCCACCATCATGGCGCGCGCCCTGTCCGAGGGCACCGACAAGCACGACGCGGAGGAGTTCGCGGCCGAGCTGGAGCGCTGCGGCGCCACCCTGGACGCGCACGCCGACCACCCCGGCGTCCGGGTGTCGCTGGAGGTCCCGGCCTCCCGGCTGCACAAGGCGCTGAGCCTGCTGGCCGACGCGCTGCGCGCCCCCGCCTTCCCCGACGGCGAGGTGGAGCGGCTGGTCCAGAACCGACTGGACGAGATCCCGCACGAGCTGGCCAACCCGGCTCGGCGCGCCTCGATGGCGCTGTCCAAGGAGCTGTTCCCGGCCGACGTCCGGATGTCCCGGCCCCGCCAGGGCACCGAGGAGACCGTCGCGCGCATCGACGCCGCCTCCGTGCGCGCCTTCTACGAGGCGCACGTGCGGCCGGCCAGCGCCACCGCCGTGGTCGTCGGCGACTTCACCGACCTCGACCTCGACCAGGCGCTCGCCGACACCCTCGGCTCCTGGACCGGCGGGCCGGCTCGGAAGCGCTCCTACCCGGCGATCACGGCCGACGACACCGGCCGTGTGGTGATCGTCGACCGGCCCGGCGCGGTGCAGACCCAGCTGCTCATCGGGCGGGTCGGCGCCGACCGGCACGACCGCGTGTGGCCCGCTCAGGTGCTCGGCACCTACTGCCTGGGCGGCACCCTCACCTCGCGCCTCGACCGGGTGCTGCGCGAGGAGAAGGGCTACACCTACGGCGTGCGCGCCTTCGGCCAGGTGCTGCGCTCGGTCGACCCCGCCACCGCGGGCGTCTCCGGCATCGCGATGCTCGCCATCAGCGGCTCGGTGGCCACCGAGGTGACCGGGCCCGCGCTGGAGGACGCCTGGAAGGTGCTGCGGACGCTGGCCGAGGAGGGGTTGACGGACGACGAGCGCGAGGCGGCCGTGCAGAACCTCGTGGGCGTGGCGCCGCTGCGCTTCGAGACGGCGGCGGCCGTCGCCAACACCCTGGCCGACCAGGTGGAGCAGCAGCTCCCCGACGACTTCCAGGGGAAGCTCTACGCCCGGCTGGCGGAGACCGGCACGGTGGAGGCGACCGCGGCCGTGGTGAGCGCATTCCCGGGGGACCGGCTCGTCACGGTGCTCGTCGGTGACGCCTCGGCCATCGAGGAGCCGGTGCGGGCCCTCGGCATCGGCGAGGTGCGCGTCGTGTCCGGTTGA
- a CDS encoding GntR family transcriptional regulator gives MFQGGRRISAHAVCTAIRDDIVSGAFAPGARLTEELLARRYGVSRVPVREALRTLESEGFVTSRRHAGACVAQPSPEEVADLLDIRALMEPLGAARAAQRRTEAHLKVLRGLVRLGQERARRGQLAELRPLCDWFHETLAQASGSPSLAGLLVQLRRKIDWMYALEPAGPASPAAPASRPGPPRAEPAVVRAVESWEGYGALVDAVARGDAERARSLAALHAERSLAEYRLRRPFTAVAPAAAVRDSKQSHNTASARN, from the coding sequence GTGTTCCAGGGCGGCCGTCGGATTTCGGCCCATGCGGTGTGTACGGCGATCCGCGACGACATCGTCTCCGGCGCCTTCGCGCCCGGCGCGCGGCTGACCGAGGAACTGCTCGCCCGTCGCTACGGCGTCTCGCGGGTGCCGGTGCGGGAGGCCCTGCGCACCCTGGAGTCCGAGGGCTTCGTGACCAGCCGCCGGCACGCCGGGGCGTGCGTCGCGCAGCCCTCGCCGGAAGAGGTCGCCGACCTGCTCGACATCCGCGCCCTGATGGAGCCGCTGGGCGCCGCGCGCGCCGCCCAGCGGCGCACCGAGGCGCATCTGAAGGTGTTGCGCGGGCTGGTGCGGCTCGGCCAGGAACGGGCGCGTCGCGGTCAGCTCGCCGAGCTGCGCCCGCTCTGCGACTGGTTCCACGAGACGCTGGCGCAGGCCTCCGGAAGCCCGAGCCTGGCCGGGCTGCTGGTGCAGCTGCGGCGGAAGATCGATTGGATGTACGCGCTGGAGCCGGCCGGCCCCGCGTCGCCCGCCGCCCCGGCCTCACGCCCCGGCCCGCCGCGTGCGGAACCCGCGGTGGTGCGGGCCGTGGAGTCGTGGGAGGGGTATGGCGCGCTGGTGGACGCCGTGGCCCGAGGCGACGCCGAGCGGGCCCGCTCGCTGGCCGCGCTGCACGCGGAGCGCTCGCTCGCCGAGTACCGGCTCCGCCGCCCGTTCACGGCCGTGGCACCGGCCGCCGCCGTGAGGGATTCGAAACAATCCCACAACACGGCGAGCGCTCGGAATTAA
- a CDS encoding GNAT family N-acetyltransferase, with protein sequence METPSAPDRHRYPAHWEADVVLRDGGTAQIRPITPDDAQRLVSFYEHVSDESKYYRFFAPYPRLSDRDVRRFTHHDYVDRVGLAATVGDEFIATVRYDRIDERGMSASSSARPSPAATLDGRSAPPADPVPDQAEVAFLVQDAHQGRGVASALLEHIAAVARERGIRRFVAEVLPANTKMIKVFTDAGYTQQRSFEDGVVRLEFDLEPTDRSVAVMRAREQRAEARSAQRLLAPGSVAVIGVGRRPGGVGRRVLRNLLDAGFTGATYAVNHAFPPEQTRLEPEGVPAHRAIGEIDGPVDLAVVAVPAEQVPSVVADCGEHGVQGLIVVSAGYAESGIEGRARQRELVRQARAHGMRVLGPGAFGVINTADEVRLNASLSPEVPHAGRLGLFTQSGAIGIALLSGLHRRGAGLVGISTFVSAGNRADVSGNDLLQYWHDDPHTDIALMYLESIGNPRKFTRLARRTAAAKPVVVVKGSRHTGSAPLGHAVPTTAVPDATVTDLLRQAGVIRVDTITELADTGLLLASQPLPAGPRIAILGNSESLGLLTYDACRTEGLSPLHPRDLTTGAEPADYRAALSAALADPDCDAVVVNAIPWVGRASATELAAAVREACAAGGAAKPVAVVHLEIPGLAEALAAPAETPTAAPAQAPTASAAQAPTASAAQAPTAGPTEVTTAAPAEAPTGAPAEAPAQAPTAAAAEAPTAAPTNATEADGHPAGAGPAYPTPGVPAYPAAERAVRALAEAVRYARWRREAAEPGRVPEYEDIDEAGAAADIEVLLAPGAGPAAADATVGSAVDPQADPAGPEAVGEGVPVSAPDAQRLLARYGISVLPAFPAPDADAAVRAAERLGYPVALKPTAPHLRHRTDLGGVRLDLGGEAELRRAYAELTRQLGAPEELRPVVQRMAPRGVDTVVRAVIDPAAGAVLSFGLAGAPSELLGDTAHRLVPATDRDAAELIRSIRTAPLLFGWRGSQPVDTAALEELLLRVSRMVDDHPEVVAVDLEPVVVAQRGLSVLGASVRLAPPAPRTDLGPRHLPNY encoded by the coding sequence ATGGAGACGCCGTCAGCACCGGACCGCCATCGCTACCCGGCCCACTGGGAGGCCGATGTGGTGCTCCGCGACGGCGGCACCGCCCAGATCCGTCCCATCACCCCCGACGACGCGCAGCGGCTGGTCAGCTTCTACGAGCACGTCTCGGACGAGTCGAAGTACTACCGCTTCTTCGCGCCCTACCCCCGGCTCTCCGACCGCGACGTCCGCCGCTTCACCCACCACGACTACGTGGACCGGGTCGGCCTCGCGGCCACCGTCGGCGACGAGTTCATCGCCACCGTCCGCTACGACCGCATCGACGAGCGCGGCATGTCCGCCAGCTCCTCAGCCCGCCCGTCTCCCGCCGCCACCCTCGATGGACGCTCCGCGCCCCCTGCCGATCCGGTCCCCGACCAGGCCGAGGTGGCCTTCCTGGTCCAGGACGCCCACCAGGGCCGGGGCGTGGCCTCCGCCCTCCTCGAACACATCGCCGCCGTGGCGCGCGAGCGCGGCATCCGCCGCTTCGTGGCCGAGGTGCTGCCGGCCAACACCAAGATGATCAAGGTGTTCACGGACGCCGGCTACACCCAGCAGCGCAGCTTCGAGGACGGCGTCGTGCGGCTGGAGTTCGACCTCGAACCCACCGACCGGTCCGTGGCCGTGATGCGCGCCCGCGAGCAGCGCGCCGAGGCCCGCTCCGCGCAGCGGCTGCTGGCCCCCGGCTCCGTCGCCGTCATCGGCGTCGGCCGGCGCCCCGGCGGCGTCGGTCGCAGGGTGCTGCGCAACCTCCTGGACGCCGGATTCACCGGCGCGACCTACGCCGTCAACCACGCCTTCCCGCCCGAGCAGACCCGGCTGGAGCCCGAGGGCGTGCCGGCACACCGCGCGATCGGCGAGATCGACGGCCCTGTCGACCTGGCCGTCGTCGCCGTGCCCGCCGAGCAGGTCCCGTCCGTCGTCGCCGACTGCGGGGAGCACGGCGTCCAGGGGCTGATCGTGGTCTCCGCCGGCTATGCCGAGAGCGGCATCGAGGGGCGGGCCCGCCAGCGTGAGCTGGTCCGCCAGGCGCGCGCCCACGGGATGCGGGTCCTCGGCCCCGGCGCCTTCGGCGTGATCAACACCGCCGACGAGGTGCGGCTCAACGCCTCCCTCTCCCCGGAGGTGCCGCACGCCGGGCGGCTCGGGCTGTTCACCCAGTCCGGGGCCATCGGCATCGCCCTGCTCTCCGGGCTGCACCGGCGCGGCGCCGGCCTCGTCGGCATCTCGACGTTCGTCTCCGCCGGCAACCGGGCCGACGTCTCCGGCAACGACCTGCTCCAGTACTGGCACGACGATCCGCACACCGACATCGCCCTGATGTACCTGGAGTCGATCGGCAACCCGCGCAAGTTCACCCGGCTCGCCCGGCGCACCGCGGCGGCCAAGCCGGTCGTGGTGGTCAAGGGCTCCCGGCACACCGGCAGCGCCCCGCTCGGCCACGCCGTGCCCACCACCGCCGTCCCCGACGCCACCGTCACCGACCTGCTGCGCCAGGCGGGCGTCATCCGCGTCGACACCATCACCGAGCTCGCCGACACCGGACTGCTGCTCGCCTCCCAGCCCCTTCCCGCGGGCCCCCGCATCGCCATCCTCGGCAACTCCGAGTCCCTCGGCCTGCTCACCTACGACGCCTGCCGCACCGAGGGCCTGAGCCCGCTGCACCCGCGCGACCTCACCACCGGCGCCGAGCCCGCGGACTACCGCGCCGCCCTCTCGGCCGCGCTCGCCGACCCCGACTGCGACGCGGTCGTCGTGAACGCGATCCCCTGGGTGGGCCGCGCCTCGGCGACGGAGCTGGCAGCCGCGGTGCGGGAGGCGTGCGCGGCCGGCGGGGCCGCCAAGCCGGTCGCGGTGGTCCACCTGGAGATCCCCGGGCTCGCCGAAGCCCTGGCGGCCCCGGCGGAGACGCCCACAGCGGCCCCGGCGCAGGCCCCCACAGCGTCCGCGGCGCAGGCCCCCACAGCGTCCGCGGCACAGGCGCCCACAGCGGGTCCGACAGAGGTGACCACGGCGGCCCCGGCGGAAGCGCCCACAGGGGCCCCGGCAGAGGCCCCGGCGCAGGCTCCCACAGCGGCCGCGGCGGAGGCCCCGACGGCGGCCCCCACCAACGCCACCGAAGCGGACGGGCACCCGGCCGGCGCCGGCCCCGCCTACCCCACCCCGGGCGTCCCCGCCTACCCCGCCGCCGAGCGCGCGGTGCGCGCCCTGGCGGAGGCCGTGCGGTACGCGCGGTGGCGCCGCGAGGCCGCCGAGCCGGGGCGCGTCCCGGAGTACGAGGACATCGACGAGGCCGGCGCCGCCGCCGACATCGAGGTGCTGCTGGCGCCCGGGGCCGGGCCCGCCGCCGCGGACGCCACGGTCGGTTCCGCCGTCGACCCCCAGGCCGACCCCGCCGGCCCGGAGGCCGTGGGGGAGGGCGTGCCGGTCTCCGCGCCGGACGCGCAGCGCCTGCTCGCCCGGTACGGCATCTCCGTGCTGCCCGCGTTCCCCGCGCCCGACGCCGACGCGGCCGTCCGCGCCGCCGAGCGGCTCGGCTACCCGGTGGCGCTCAAGCCCACCGCCCCGCACCTGCGGCACCGTACCGATCTGGGCGGGGTCCGGCTGGACCTGGGCGGTGAGGCGGAACTGCGCCGGGCGTACGCGGAGTTGACCCGGCAGCTGGGCGCGCCCGAGGAGCTCCGGCCGGTGGTGCAGCGGATGGCCCCGCGCGGTGTGGACACGGTCGTCCGGGCGGTGATCGACCCGGCGGCCGGCGCGGTGCTCTCCTTCGGGCTCGCCGGCGCCCCCTCGGAGCTGCTCGGGGACACCGCCCACCGGCTGGTGCCGGCGACCGACCGGGACGCCGCCGAACTGATCCGGTCGATCCGGACGGCGCCGCTGCTCTTCGGCTGGCGCGGCTCGCAGCCGGTGGACACCGCGGCGCTGGAGGAGCTGCTGCTGCGGGTGTCCCGCATGGTGGACGATCATCCGGAGGTGGTCGCCGTCGACCTGGAGCCCGTCGTGGTGGCCCAGCGCGGCCTGTCGGTGCTCGGTGCGTCCGTCCGGCTCGCCCCGCCGGCGCCGCGGACCGATCTCGGCCCGCGCCACCTGCCGAACTACTGA
- a CDS encoding M23 family metallopeptidase, with protein MAFTRATGKHRRPRSAARTGANIAGIATIGGVVASVASPAFAASPSGEPDRLEDTGLNQAIVVGEHMADQIDAQAQTQENVAQEAAAKAQAEEAARKQAVREAAEAKRTAEAAAKKAKARAKAEREAKERAAREAERKRLNTFVSPIEGSYVSTSYQAGGGMWSSGSHTGVDFHAASGTSVRAVGSGTVVEAGWGGAYGNNVVIKMNDGTYTQYGHLSSLSVSVGQTVTPGQQIGLSGSTGNSSGPHLHFEARTTAEYGSDIDPVSYLRHHGVNI; from the coding sequence ATGGCGTTCACCCGTGCCACCGGGAAGCACCGTCGTCCCCGCTCCGCCGCCCGTACGGGCGCGAACATCGCCGGGATAGCCACGATCGGTGGCGTCGTCGCCTCCGTCGCCTCCCCCGCGTTCGCCGCCTCGCCCTCCGGCGAGCCGGACCGCCTGGAGGACACCGGCCTCAACCAGGCGATCGTCGTCGGTGAGCACATGGCCGACCAGATCGACGCCCAGGCGCAGACCCAGGAGAACGTGGCCCAGGAGGCCGCCGCCAAGGCGCAGGCCGAGGAGGCCGCCCGCAAGCAGGCCGTCCGCGAGGCCGCCGAGGCGAAGCGCACGGCCGAGGCCGCGGCCAAGAAGGCCAAGGCGAGGGCGAAGGCCGAGCGCGAGGCCAAGGAGCGCGCCGCCCGCGAGGCCGAGCGCAAGCGGCTGAACACCTTCGTGTCGCCGATCGAGGGCTCCTACGTCTCCACCTCCTACCAAGCAGGCGGCGGCATGTGGTCCTCCGGCAGCCACACCGGTGTGGACTTCCACGCGGCGTCCGGCACCTCGGTGCGCGCGGTCGGCTCCGGCACCGTCGTCGAGGCCGGTTGGGGCGGCGCGTACGGCAACAACGTCGTCATCAAGATGAACGACGGCACCTACACCCAGTACGGCCACCTGTCCTCGCTCAGCGTCTCCGTCGGCCAGACGGTCACCCCGGGCCAGCAGATCGGCCTCTCCGGCAGCACCGGCAACTCCAGCGGTCCGCACCTGCACTTCGAGGCGCGCACCACCGCGGAGTACGGCTCGGACATCGACCCGGTGAGCTACCTCCGCCACCACGGCGTCAACATCTGA
- a CDS encoding DNA topoisomerase IV subunit A codes for MARRSTKTPPPDDFEERILDIDVVDEMQGSFLEYAYSVIYSRALPDARDGLKPVQRRILFQMNEMGLRPERSFVKCARVVGEVMGKLHPHGDASIYDALVRMAQPFSLRLPLVDGHGNFGSLGNDDPPAAMRYTECRMASATSLMTESIDEDTVDFTPNYDGSEQEPVALPAAYPNLLVNGASGIAVGMATNMPPHNLGEVIAAARHLIRHPGADLDTLMRFVPGPDLPTGGRIVGLGGIRDAYENGRGTFKIRATVSVENVTARRKGLVVTELPFTVGPEKVISKIKDLVGSKKLQGIADVKDLTDREHGLRLVIEVKNGFNPEAVLEQLYKLTPMEESFGINNVALVDGQPLTLGLKELLEVYLDHRFEVVRRRSEFRRGKRRDRLHLVEGLLVALMDIDEVIRIIRSSENAAAAKESLIARFALSETQTQYILDTPLRRLTKFDRMELESERDKLTTEIAELTRILESDAELRKLVSSELATVAKKFGTERRTVLLESAGTPAAAVPLEVADDPCRVLLSSTGLLARTASGEPFAVETSGKRAKHDVIVSAVPATARADVGAVTSEGRLLRLSVIDLPMLPATAAAPSLAGGAPISEFLSLRDGEHLVCLTTLDESSPGLAIGTEQGVVKRVVPDYPAAKDELEVIGLKEGDRIVGAVELRTGEEDLVFITDDAQLLRYPAGQVRPQGRPAGGMAGIKLSSGARVVSFTAVDPAADAVVLTVAGSRGTLDDSVQQSAKLTPFDQFPRKGRATGGVRCQRFLKGEDYLVLAWAGAAPARAAAANGTPAPLPEPDPRRDGSGEPLAKPITVVAGPV; via the coding sequence ATGGCCCGCCGCAGCACGAAGACCCCGCCGCCGGACGACTTCGAGGAGCGCATCCTCGACATCGACGTCGTCGACGAGATGCAGGGCTCCTTCCTGGAGTACGCCTACTCGGTCATCTACTCTCGGGCCCTGCCCGACGCGCGCGACGGCCTCAAGCCCGTGCAGCGCCGCATCCTGTTCCAGATGAACGAGATGGGGCTGCGCCCGGAGCGCTCGTTCGTGAAGTGCGCCCGGGTCGTCGGCGAGGTGATGGGAAAGCTCCACCCGCACGGCGACGCCTCGATCTACGACGCGCTGGTGCGCATGGCCCAGCCGTTCTCGCTGCGCCTGCCGCTGGTCGACGGGCACGGCAACTTCGGCTCGCTCGGTAACGACGACCCGCCGGCGGCGATGCGGTACACGGAGTGCCGCATGGCGTCGGCGACCTCGCTGATGACGGAGTCGATCGACGAGGACACCGTCGACTTCACGCCGAACTACGACGGCAGCGAGCAGGAGCCGGTCGCCCTCCCCGCCGCATACCCGAACCTGCTGGTCAACGGCGCGTCCGGGATCGCGGTCGGCATGGCCACCAACATGCCGCCGCACAACCTCGGCGAGGTGATCGCCGCGGCCCGGCACCTGATCCGGCACCCCGGCGCGGACCTCGACACCCTGATGCGCTTCGTGCCGGGCCCCGACCTGCCCACCGGCGGCCGGATCGTCGGCCTCGGCGGCATCCGGGACGCGTACGAGAACGGACGCGGCACCTTCAAGATCCGCGCCACGGTGTCCGTGGAGAACGTGACCGCGCGCCGCAAGGGCCTGGTCGTCACCGAGCTGCCGTTCACGGTCGGCCCGGAGAAGGTCATCTCCAAGATCAAGGACCTGGTCGGCTCGAAGAAGCTCCAGGGCATCGCCGACGTCAAGGACCTCACCGACCGCGAGCACGGGCTGCGGCTGGTCATCGAGGTCAAGAACGGCTTCAACCCCGAGGCCGTGCTGGAGCAGCTCTACAAGCTGACGCCGATGGAGGAGTCCTTCGGCATCAACAACGTGGCGCTGGTGGACGGCCAGCCGCTCACCCTCGGGCTCAAGGAGCTGCTGGAGGTCTATCTGGACCACCGGTTCGAGGTGGTCCGGCGGCGCAGCGAGTTCCGGCGCGGCAAGCGGCGGGACCGGCTGCACCTGGTCGAGGGCCTGCTGGTGGCCCTGATGGACATCGACGAGGTCATCAGGATCATTCGATCGAGTGAGAACGCGGCGGCGGCCAAGGAGTCACTCATCGCCCGCTTCGCGCTCTCCGAGACGCAGACGCAGTACATCCTCGACACCCCGCTGCGCCGGCTCACCAAGTTCGACCGTATGGAGCTGGAGTCGGAGCGCGACAAGTTGACGACGGAGATCGCGGAGCTGACCCGGATCCTCGAGTCCGACGCCGAGCTGCGCAAGCTGGTCTCCTCGGAACTGGCCACGGTGGCGAAGAAGTTCGGCACCGAGCGGCGCACGGTGCTGCTGGAGTCGGCCGGCACCCCGGCGGCCGCGGTGCCGCTGGAGGTGGCGGACGACCCGTGCCGGGTGCTGCTCTCCTCCACCGGGCTGCTGGCCCGGACCGCCAGCGGCGAGCCCTTCGCGGTGGAGACCAGCGGCAAGCGCGCCAAGCACGATGTGATCGTCTCGGCGGTGCCGGCGACGGCGCGGGCCGATGTGGGCGCGGTGACCTCCGAGGGGCGTCTGCTACGGCTGTCGGTGATCGACCTGCCCATGCTCCCGGCCACCGCCGCCGCGCCGAGCCTGGCGGGTGGGGCCCCGATCTCCGAGTTCCTCTCGCTGCGGGACGGCGAGCATCTGGTGTGCCTGACCACCCTCGACGAGTCCTCGCCGGGCCTCGCCATCGGCACGGAGCAGGGCGTCGTCAAGCGCGTGGTGCCCGACTATCCGGCCGCCAAGGACGAGTTGGAGGTCATCGGGCTCAAGGAGGGTGACCGGATCGTCGGCGCGGTGGAGCTGCGCACGGGCGAGGAGGACCTGGTCTTCATCACCGACGACGCGCAGCTGCTGCGCTACCCCGCCGGACAGGTGCGGCCGCAGGGCCGCCCGGCGGGCGGCATGGCGGGCATCAAGCTCTCCTCCGGGGCCCGGGTCGTCTCCTTCACGGCGGTGGATCCGGCGGCGGACGCGGTGGTGCTCACCGTCGCGGGCTCACGCGGCACGCTCGACGACTCCGTGCAGCAGTCGGCCAAGCTGACGCCGTTCGACCAGTTCCCGCGCAAGGGACGGGCCACCGGTGGCGTGCGCTGCCAGCGGTTCCTCAAGGGCGAGGACTACCTGGTGCTGGCCTGGGCCGGCGCCGCCCCGGCCCGTGCGGCGGCGGCCAACGGCACCCCGGCCCCGCTGCCGGAGCCGGACCCGCGCCGCGACGGCTCGGGCGAGCCGCTGGCCAAGCCGATCACGGTGGTGGCGGGACCGGTGTAG
- a CDS encoding HPr family phosphocarrier protein, which translates to MAERRVNVGWAEGLHARPASIFVRAATAAGVPVTIAKGDGQPVNAASMLAVLGLGAQGGEEIVLASEAADADAALDRLAKLVAEGLEELPETV; encoded by the coding sequence ATGGCTGAGCGCCGCGTCAACGTCGGCTGGGCCGAGGGCCTGCACGCCCGCCCCGCGTCCATCTTCGTCCGTGCGGCGACCGCCGCCGGGGTCCCCGTGACCATCGCCAAGGGCGACGGTCAGCCGGTCAACGCCGCTTCGATGCTCGCCGTGCTCGGCCTGGGCGCCCAGGGCGGCGAGGAGATCGTGCTCGCCTCCGAGGCCGCCGACGCGGACGCCGCGCTGGACCGCCTGGCCAAGCTGGTCGCCGAGGGCCTGGAGGAGCTCCCGGAGACGGTCTGA
- a CDS encoding pitrilysin family protein, translating into MPMGHTATQQAGSGGLTATEHRLANGLRVVLSEDHLTPVAAVCLWYDVGSRHEVKGRTGLAHLFEHLMFQGSAQVSGNGHFELVQGAGGSLNGTTSFERTNYFETMPAHQVELALWLEADRMGSLLTALDEESLENQRDVVKNERRQRYDNVPYGTAFERLVAMAYPEGHPYHHTPIGSMADLDAASLEDAREFFRTYYAPNNAVLAIVGDIDPEQTLAWVEKYFGSIPSHEGKRPPRDGSLPDVIGEQLREEVHEEVPARALMAAYRLPHDGTREADAADLALTVLGGGESSRLHNRLVRRDRTAVAAGFGLLRLSGAPSLGWLDVKTSGGVEVPDIEAAVDEELARFAAEGPTPQEMERAQAQLEREWLDRLATVGGRADELCRFAVLFGDPQLALTAVNRVLDVTAEEVRAVAAARLRPDNRAVLVYEPVQPAEQAAAADGADTEENAADAADAAENAAGKQAGTTEEGESAQ; encoded by the coding sequence ATGCCCATGGGTCACACGGCCACGCAACAGGCCGGCTCCGGCGGCCTGACAGCGACCGAGCACCGCCTGGCCAACGGCCTACGGGTGGTGCTCTCCGAGGACCATCTGACCCCGGTCGCCGCCGTCTGCCTCTGGTACGACGTCGGCTCGCGCCACGAAGTCAAGGGGCGTACCGGCCTGGCTCACCTCTTCGAGCACCTGATGTTCCAGGGCTCCGCCCAGGTGTCCGGGAACGGCCACTTCGAGCTGGTGCAGGGCGCAGGCGGTTCGCTGAACGGGACCACCAGCTTCGAGCGCACCAACTACTTCGAGACGATGCCCGCCCACCAGGTGGAGCTGGCGCTGTGGCTGGAGGCCGACCGTATGGGGTCGCTCCTCACCGCGCTGGACGAGGAGAGCCTGGAGAACCAGCGGGACGTCGTCAAGAACGAGCGCCGGCAGCGCTACGACAACGTGCCCTACGGCACGGCCTTCGAGCGCCTCGTCGCCATGGCCTACCCCGAGGGCCACCCGTACCACCACACGCCCATCGGCTCGATGGCCGACCTGGACGCGGCCTCGCTGGAGGACGCGCGGGAGTTCTTCCGCACCTACTACGCGCCCAACAACGCGGTGCTGGCCATCGTCGGCGACATCGACCCCGAGCAGACGCTGGCCTGGGTCGAGAAGTACTTCGGCTCCATCCCCTCCCACGAGGGCAAGCGCCCCCCGCGCGACGGCTCGCTCCCGGACGTCATCGGCGAGCAGCTGCGCGAGGAGGTCCACGAGGAGGTCCCGGCCCGCGCCCTCATGGCCGCCTACCGGCTGCCGCACGACGGCACCCGCGAGGCCGACGCCGCCGATCTGGCGCTGACCGTGCTCGGCGGCGGCGAGTCCTCCCGGCTGCACAACCGGCTGGTGCGCCGCGACCGCACCGCCGTGGCCGCCGGGTTCGGCCTGCTGCGGCTCTCCGGCGCGCCCTCGCTGGGCTGGCTGGACGTGAAGACCTCCGGCGGCGTGGAGGTGCCCGACATCGAGGCGGCGGTCGACGAGGAGTTGGCCCGCTTCGCCGCGGAAGGGCCGACCCCGCAGGAGATGGAGCGCGCCCAGGCGCAGCTGGAGCGGGAGTGGCTGGACCGGCTGGCGACCGTCGGCGGGCGCGCCGACGAACTGTGCCGGTTCGCCGTTCTGTTCGGCGACCCGCAGCTGGCGCTCACCGCCGTCAACCGGGTCCTGGACGTCACCGCCGAGGAGGTGCGCGCGGTGGCCGCCGCGCGACTGCGCCCCGACAACCGCGCGGTCCTCGTCTACGAGCCCGTCCAGCCGGCCGAGCAGGCCGCGGCCGCCGACGGGGCCGACACCGAGGAGAACGCGGCCGACGCCGCGGACGCCGCCGAGAACGCCGCCGGCAAGCAAGCCGGCACCACGGAAGAAGGGGAGTCGGCGCAGTGA